A window from Planococcus maritimus encodes these proteins:
- the nusA gene encoding transcription termination factor NusA: MSSELLDALEVLEKQKGISRDVLIEAIEAALVTAYKRNFNQAQNVRVDLNLDTGTMLVYSRKDVVEEVEDDRLQISLEDAHALNPVYEIGDIVEEEVTPRNFGRIAAQTAKQVVTQRVREAERGLIFEEYVDRADDIVNGIVERMDARNLYVGLGKVEAVLPQTEQMPNENYQPHDRIKVYITKVERTTRGPQVFVSRTHPGLLRRLFENEVPEIYDGIVEIKSIAREAGDRSKISVHATDEEVDPVGSCVGSRGGRVQTIVNELGGEKIDIVEWSEDPVVFVANALSPSKVLDVQVSDDDKSTTVVVPDYQLSLAIGKRGQNARLAAKLTGWKIDIKSETDARELGIYPSAESASADTSADEDADGFDFYDEEE; encoded by the coding sequence ATGAGCAGTGAGCTATTGGATGCTTTAGAAGTGTTGGAGAAACAAAAAGGAATTTCGCGAGATGTGTTGATCGAAGCGATCGAAGCAGCGCTTGTCACCGCTTATAAACGCAATTTCAACCAAGCGCAAAACGTCCGTGTCGATTTAAACTTAGATACGGGGACGATGCTGGTTTATTCGCGCAAAGATGTCGTTGAAGAAGTCGAAGATGACCGCTTGCAGATTTCATTGGAAGATGCGCATGCATTGAACCCGGTTTATGAAATTGGCGATATTGTAGAAGAAGAAGTTACACCGCGTAATTTCGGCCGCATTGCTGCACAAACAGCAAAACAAGTTGTCACGCAGCGTGTACGTGAAGCCGAACGCGGATTGATTTTTGAAGAATATGTGGACCGTGCAGATGACATCGTCAACGGCATCGTAGAACGCATGGATGCCCGCAATTTGTATGTCGGTCTTGGGAAAGTCGAAGCGGTATTGCCGCAGACAGAACAAATGCCTAACGAAAACTACCAGCCGCATGACCGCATCAAAGTCTATATCACTAAAGTTGAACGGACAACACGTGGCCCGCAAGTATTCGTTTCACGGACACATCCAGGGCTTTTACGCCGTTTGTTTGAAAACGAAGTGCCTGAAATTTACGACGGCATTGTAGAAATCAAATCGATTGCCCGTGAAGCGGGAGACCGTTCGAAAATCTCTGTCCATGCGACGGATGAAGAAGTAGATCCAGTGGGCTCATGCGTCGGTTCAAGAGGCGGCCGTGTACAAACCATCGTCAATGAATTGGGCGGCGAGAAAATCGACATCGTGGAATGGTCGGAAGATCCGGTTGTTTTTGTCGCAAATGCACTCAGCCCGTCTAAAGTATTGGACGTGCAAGTGAGCGATGACGATAAATCGACAACAGTCGTCGTTCCTGATTACCAATTGTCTCTTGCAATCGGCAAGCGCGGGCAAAACGCGCGTTTGGCAGCGAAATTGACAGGTTGGAAAATCGATATCAAGAGTGAAACGGATGCCCGTGAACTGGGAATTTATCCGTCTGCTGAGTCAGCTTCTGCCGATACAAGCGCAGATGAAGATGCGGATGGCTTTGATTTTTACGACGAAGAAGAATAA
- a CDS encoding YlxQ family RNA-binding protein: MNKEKILQFLGLATRARKLVTGEELVISEVRRGNAKLVIVAEDASENTRKKLHDKCNSYNVPVRIGASRYEIGHAIGKEARVVLAITDNGFAKKMTSLFDEN, translated from the coding sequence ATGAATAAAGAAAAAATCCTGCAGTTTTTGGGACTTGCCACGCGGGCACGCAAATTGGTCACCGGCGAAGAATTGGTGATTAGCGAAGTGCGGCGCGGCAATGCAAAATTGGTCATCGTGGCTGAAGATGCATCCGAAAACACGAGAAAAAAACTGCATGATAAATGCAATTCCTATAATGTTCCAGTGCGCATAGGCGCGAGTCGCTATGAAATTGGCCATGCTATAGGAAAAGAAGCACGCGTCGTTCTGGCGATTACCGATAACGGTTTTGCCAAGAAAATGACGAGCTTGTTTGATGAAAACTAA
- the rnpM gene encoding RNase P modulator RnpM, with protein MAMQKKIPLRKCVATGEMLPKKDMIRVVRSKEGDMFVDLTGKKSGRGAYVSKSEDAIELARKKKVLDKQLEVKVPSEIYEELVHAVRREQLKS; from the coding sequence TTGGCTATGCAAAAGAAGATTCCACTAAGAAAATGCGTCGCAACTGGTGAAATGCTTCCGAAAAAGGACATGATTCGCGTAGTACGCTCCAAAGAAGGAGACATGTTCGTCGACCTGACAGGTAAAAAATCAGGAAGAGGCGCTTATGTTTCCAAATCGGAAGATGCCATCGAACTAGCGCGTAAAAAGAAGGTATTGGACAAGCAACTTGAAGTGAAAGTTCCAAGCGAAATTTACGAAGAGCTCGTCCATGCCGTACGCAGAGAGCAGCTGAAATCATGA
- the rimP gene encoding ribosome maturation factor RimP yields the protein MSKITEQIEAMAQPIVDELELELVDVEFVKEGKNWFLRVYVDNPQEPIDIDQCAIVSERLSEELDATDPIEQNYFLEVSSPGAERPLKKEKDFEKALENFIYIKTYEPIEDVKEFEGYLKSYDEEQVEIEVKIKTRRKTISIPRKKIAVIRLAIDFSAS from the coding sequence ATGAGCAAAATTACAGAACAAATTGAAGCAATGGCACAACCAATCGTCGATGAACTGGAACTTGAGCTAGTCGATGTCGAGTTTGTGAAAGAAGGCAAGAACTGGTTCTTGCGCGTCTATGTGGACAATCCACAAGAGCCGATCGATATCGATCAATGCGCAATTGTCAGCGAGCGTTTAAGCGAAGAGTTGGACGCAACTGATCCAATCGAGCAGAACTATTTCCTGGAAGTCTCATCACCAGGAGCGGAACGTCCGTTGAAGAAAGAGAAGGATTTCGAAAAAGCTTTGGAAAACTTCATCTACATCAAAACGTACGAACCGATTGAAGATGTCAAAGAATTCGAAGGTTATTTGAAGTCGTATGATGAAGAACAAGTAGAGATTGAGGTCAAAATCAAAACTCGCAGAAAAACCATCAGCATCCCGAGAAAGAAAATTGCCGTGATTCGTTTGGCAATCGATTTTTCTGCAAGCTGA